A genomic stretch from Oreochromis niloticus isolate F11D_XX linkage group LG11, O_niloticus_UMD_NMBU, whole genome shotgun sequence includes:
- the s100a1 gene encoding protein S100-A1, translated as MSANLKGAMVDLIDVFHKYSGKEGDKYTLTKLELKNLLKNELGEFLEGPNDACVVEKIMRELDDNKDGVVDFQEFVGLVAALTVACNEFFKSDSS; from the exons ATGAGTGCCAATCTGAAAGGAGCAATGGTGGACCTCATTGATGTGTTCCACAAGTATTCTGGAAAAGAGGGTGACAAGTACACACTCACTAAATTGGAGCTGAAGAATTTGTTAAAGAATGAACTTGGAGAATTTCTGGAA GGCCCCAATGATGCTTGTGTGGTGGAGAAGATTATGCGTGAACTGGATGACAATAAGGATGGTGTGGTGGACTTCCAGGAGTTTGTTGGTCTGGTCGCTGCACTGACTGTCGCCTGCAATGAATTCTTTAAAAGTGATTCATCttaa